Proteins encoded in a region of the Panthera uncia isolate 11264 chromosome B2 unlocalized genomic scaffold, Puncia_PCG_1.0 HiC_scaffold_24, whole genome shotgun sequence genome:
- the LOC125938653 gene encoding paralemmin-1-like, whose product MEVLAAETASQQERLQAIAEKRRWQAEMESKRRQLEDDRRQLQHLKSKALRERWLLGETSSASQGDEDMRRQMREDEQRARLLEGSISRLQKEIEVLENAGPLTTAAGEGAAAPSPAKDEKTEVALDSRQAPVGTPKEKGVSNTPVRTVEGSTMMKAAMYSVEITVEKDKVTGETRVLSSTTLLPREPLPQGIKVYEDETKGT is encoded by the coding sequence ATGGAGGTCCTGGCGGCAGAGACCGCATCCCAGCAGGAGCGGCTCCAGGCCATTGCAGAGAAGCGGAGGTGGCAGGCGGAAATGGAGAGCAAGCGTCGGCAGCTGGAGGACGACCGTCGGCAGCTACAGCACCTGAAGTCCAAGGCGTTGCGGGAGCGCTGGCTGCTGGGGGAGACGTCCTCAGCATCACAGGGGGATGAGGACATGCGGAGACAGATGCGGGAGGACGAGCAGAGGGCGCGGCTGCTGGAGGGGTCCATCTCCAGGCTCCAGAAGGAGATTGAGGTGCTGGAGAACGCGGGCCCGCTCACCACCGCTGCTGGAGAGGGCGCCGCAGCCCCGAGCCCGGCCAAGGACGAGAAGACGGAGGTGGCGCTAGATTCTCGGCAGGCCCCGGTGGGCACGCCCAAAGAGAAAGGAGTCTCCAACACCCCTGTGAGGACGGTCGAAGGCTCCACCATGATGAAAGCAGCCATGTACTCGGTCGAGATCACGGTGGAGAAGGACAAGGTGACGGGGGAGACCCGGGTGCTGTCCAGCACCACCTTGCTCCCTCGGGAGCCGCTCCCTCAGGGCATCAAGGTGTACGAAGACGAGACCAAAGGAACCTGA